One genomic window of Sphingomonas sp. C3-2 includes the following:
- a CDS encoding nuclear transport factor 2 family protein → MPHPREEVEAAISGLRDAFAEAEKRNSWSWIADEFYHEDCVYECPYGGAMLVRAEGREAIRKTHYGRDMDVGSGWQGWSFPILRWAINGNLIISEWVNRGPGKRPDGSHYETTGVSIITYGGDGKFSSQMDLFDIAHQMHLCDELDAAGLLHPSLKRDWVEPMKKRIITMLQGDA, encoded by the coding sequence ATGCCCCATCCCCGGGAAGAAGTGGAGGCCGCGATCAGCGGCCTTCGCGACGCCTTTGCCGAGGCGGAAAAGCGCAACAGCTGGTCGTGGATCGCCGACGAATTCTATCACGAGGATTGCGTGTACGAATGCCCCTATGGCGGGGCGATGCTCGTTCGGGCCGAAGGGCGCGAGGCGATCCGCAAGACCCATTATGGCCGCGACATGGATGTCGGCTCGGGGTGGCAGGGATGGAGTTTTCCGATCCTGCGCTGGGCGATCAACGGGAATCTCATCATCAGCGAATGGGTGAACCGCGGCCCGGGCAAGCGCCCCGACGGCAGCCATTACGAAACCACCGGCGTGTCGATCATAACCTATGGAGGAGACGGAAAATTCTCCTCCCAAATGGATCTATTCGACATCGCGCACCAGATGCACCTGTGTGACGAGCTGGATGCCGCCGGGTTGCTTCATCCGTCGCTGAAACGCGATTGGGTGGAGCCAATGAAGAAGCGGATTATCACCATGCTGCAAGGAGACGCATGA
- a CDS encoding nuclear transport factor 2 family protein — translation MMNEVASDIVAIQQLLATYVFAIDAKDFDALDHVFTPDAQFDYSVTGGEIGDYAKIKPWLKKALAQFPVTQHLIGMPLVKVEGDRATARTMLFNPMQMAKPEGHIFFVGATYVDELVRTGNGWRIAKRSEADAWTKDLPSDHIPEKA, via the coding sequence ATGATGAACGAAGTCGCATCCGATATCGTTGCTATCCAGCAACTCCTTGCGACCTATGTCTTTGCGATCGATGCCAAGGATTTCGACGCACTCGACCATGTTTTCACCCCCGACGCGCAATTCGACTACAGCGTAACCGGCGGCGAGATCGGCGATTATGCCAAGATCAAGCCCTGGCTGAAAAAGGCGCTGGCGCAATTTCCGGTAACCCAGCATCTGATCGGGATGCCGCTGGTGAAGGTGGAGGGCGACCGCGCCACTGCCCGCACTATGCTGTTCAACCCCATGCAGATGGCAAAGCCCGAAGGGCATATCTTCTTTGTCGGCGCCACCTATGTCGACGAACTGGTCCGCACCGGCAATGGCTGGCGCATCGCCAAGCGCAGCGAGGCCGACGCCTGGACCAAAGACCTGCCCAGCGATCATATCCCGGAGAAAGCATGA
- a CDS encoding alpha/beta hydrolase produces the protein MPVDPALVPLLDVLNSMPQMQPPYDPAAIRAADEQPMPIPKADVAEVRDVTLATDKGPADMRLYHPKPGTVLPVLVFYHGGGWVGGTIGTHDALCRALADAAEIAVISVAYPLSPEHRYPVALDLIHAALSSIVAEAGSLGIDADRLAVGGDSAGGNLAAALALAVRDRGGPTIRHQLLYYPVIDNDFTRTSYIENATGYMLTGHMMQWFWEQYLGDANAKADALAAPIKAETLAGLPPATVFTAELDVLRDEGVAYAEALQAAGVPVEHIAVPGVLHGFASMLSMLPQADQAVGSAARALRKALNVEDTVAA, from the coding sequence ATGCCTGTAGATCCCGCGCTCGTTCCACTGCTCGATGTGCTGAACAGCATGCCGCAGATGCAGCCGCCTTATGATCCCGCCGCGATCCGCGCCGCCGACGAACAGCCAATGCCCATTCCCAAGGCCGATGTGGCCGAGGTGCGCGACGTTACGCTCGCCACCGACAAGGGGCCGGCCGACATGCGCCTTTATCACCCGAAGCCGGGCACCGTGCTTCCCGTGCTCGTCTTCTACCATGGCGGCGGCTGGGTCGGCGGAACGATCGGCACGCATGACGCGCTGTGCCGCGCACTGGCCGATGCCGCCGAGATCGCAGTGATTTCGGTCGCCTATCCGCTGTCGCCCGAGCATCGCTATCCGGTCGCGCTCGACCTCATCCATGCCGCGCTGTCGAGCATCGTGGCCGAGGCGGGATCGCTGGGCATCGATGCCGACCGGCTGGCGGTTGGCGGCGACAGCGCCGGCGGCAACCTTGCAGCGGCGCTGGCGCTGGCCGTGCGTGATCGCGGCGGGCCGACCATCCGCCATCAACTGCTCTATTACCCCGTGATCGACAACGACTTCACGCGCACATCCTATATCGAGAATGCAACCGGCTACATGCTGACCGGGCATATGATGCAGTGGTTCTGGGAACAGTATCTGGGCGATGCGAACGCCAAGGCCGATGCGCTTGCCGCGCCGATCAAGGCCGAGACGCTGGCCGGTCTGCCGCCCGCAACCGTCTTCACCGCCGAACTCGACGTGCTGCGCGACGAGGGCGTCGCCTATGCCGAAGCGCTGCAGGCGGCGGGCGTTCCCGTCGAGCATATTGCGGTGCCCGGCGTGCTCCACGGCTTCGCCAGCATGCTGAGCATGCTGCCGCAGGCCGATCAGGCGGTGGGCAGCGCCGCCCGCGCACTGCGCAAGGCGCTGAACGTCGAGGATACGGTAGCAGCCTGA
- a CDS encoding glucose 1-dehydrogenase codes for MARLENKVAIVTGAAQGMGAATARLFAKEGAKVVLCDILEEAGQQTAAEIGGDAVFMKLDVRDEAEWDKVVTDTVARFGKLDILVNNAAVVHFSAIEDMPAADVERVLSINVIGTMMGAKHAARVMTQAGKGVIVNISSVDGLRGCNGLTAYTASKWAVRGLSKSLAYELGARGIRVCTIHPGGVNTMMGNPAGLTGDALNKDYTMVPLQRIGEPEEIANATLFVASDDASYISGAEIAVDGGWSAGYYQPVLPGAPKGMNA; via the coding sequence ATGGCAAGACTGGAAAACAAGGTCGCGATCGTGACCGGCGCCGCCCAGGGCATGGGCGCGGCAACCGCCCGCCTGTTCGCCAAGGAAGGCGCCAAGGTTGTCCTGTGCGACATCCTTGAAGAAGCCGGGCAGCAGACCGCAGCCGAAATCGGCGGTGACGCCGTGTTCATGAAACTCGACGTGCGCGACGAAGCAGAGTGGGACAAGGTGGTGACCGATACGGTCGCGCGGTTCGGCAAGCTCGACATCCTCGTCAACAACGCCGCCGTCGTCCATTTTTCGGCGATCGAGGATATGCCCGCAGCCGATGTCGAGCGCGTGCTTTCGATCAACGTGATCGGCACGATGATGGGCGCCAAGCATGCTGCGCGGGTGATGACCCAAGCTGGCAAGGGCGTGATCGTCAATATCTCTTCGGTCGATGGCCTGCGCGGCTGCAACGGCCTGACCGCCTATACCGCCAGCAAATGGGCGGTGCGTGGCCTGTCCAAGTCGCTGGCCTATGAACTTGGCGCGCGTGGCATCCGCGTCTGCACGATCCACCCCGGCGGTGTGAACACGATGATGGGCAACCCCGCCGGCCTGACCGGCGACGCGCTCAACAAGGATTACACCATGGTGCCGCTGCAGCGGATCGGCGAGCCCGAGGAAATCGCCAATGCCACGCTGTTCGTCGCCTCTGACGACGCAAGCTACATCTCCGGCGCCGAAATCGCCGTCGATGGCGGCTGGTCTGCCGGATATTACCAGCCGGTGCTGCCCGGCGCGCCCAAAGGAATGAACGCATGA
- a CDS encoding LuxR family transcriptional regulator: MKTHERVRDIEAFSAVLSALYGGLLGAAPWEDFLRGLVAWVDGTYATLILTAPNTGKPGTIVTPDAPPETTEDYAESFFATDPFRGLPEGKVQSFSEFVRGEPSEIWRDFLEATGGEQILGVDLRFDSGFEARLRVTQDRSRPDFGPEHKQAVQALVPHLRHAISLFERLQSSGAEHGVYHGVVEQLGLGAIILDHDGKLVRANAVAERLIAEQDGLGLASGRLRITARAEQQLVDRMLRELRGAETPETLPLQRFRIERPSGRRDLSAVAKPITAPAFLRSGKGAALALFISDPGQGASPDPEAIRDLFQLTRMEALLAAALAGGASLVDAADKLGIAHNTARSHLRSIFAKTGARRQSQLVHLLHAGIPELGSGPAV; encoded by the coding sequence ATGAAGACACATGAGAGGGTGCGCGACATCGAAGCCTTTTCGGCGGTTCTGTCGGCGTTGTACGGCGGGCTGCTGGGCGCTGCGCCGTGGGAGGATTTTCTGCGCGGGCTCGTTGCATGGGTGGACGGCACCTATGCGACGCTGATTCTGACGGCGCCGAACACGGGCAAGCCCGGCACGATCGTGACGCCGGATGCGCCGCCCGAAACCACCGAGGATTACGCCGAAAGCTTTTTCGCGACCGATCCGTTCCGGGGCTTGCCAGAGGGCAAGGTCCAGTCCTTTTCCGAATTCGTCCGGGGCGAGCCCAGCGAAATCTGGCGCGATTTCCTTGAGGCGACCGGCGGGGAGCAGATTCTCGGCGTCGATCTGCGTTTCGACAGCGGGTTCGAGGCGCGCCTGCGCGTGACCCAGGATCGCAGCCGTCCCGATTTCGGACCCGAGCACAAACAGGCGGTCCAGGCACTCGTTCCGCATCTGCGGCACGCGATCTCGTTGTTCGAGCGTCTCCAGTCCTCGGGCGCCGAACACGGCGTCTATCACGGTGTCGTCGAACAGCTTGGGCTCGGTGCGATCATCCTCGATCATGACGGCAAGCTGGTGCGCGCCAATGCGGTGGCCGAACGCCTTATCGCCGAGCAGGACGGGCTTGGCCTTGCATCCGGGCGCCTGCGGATCACCGCCCGTGCTGAACAGCAGCTGGTCGATCGGATGCTGCGCGAATTGCGCGGCGCCGAAACGCCCGAAACGCTCCCGCTGCAGCGTTTCCGTATCGAACGCCCCTCGGGCCGGCGCGATCTGAGCGCGGTTGCCAAGCCGATCACGGCACCCGCCTTTTTGCGGAGCGGCAAGGGGGCGGCGCTTGCGCTGTTCATCAGCGATCCGGGGCAGGGGGCGAGCCCCGATCCCGAGGCGATCCGCGATCTGTTCCAGCTGACCCGGATGGAGGCGCTTCTTGCCGCCGCGCTTGCGGGCGGGGCCTCGCTGGTCGATGCGGCGGACAAGCTCGGCATTGCGCATAATACCGCGCGTTCGCACCTGCGCTCGATCTTCGCCAAAACGGGCGCGCGGCGTCAGTCGCAGCTGGTGCACCTGCTCCATGCGGGCATTCCCGAGCTGGGCAGCGGCCCGGCAGTGTGA
- a CDS encoding SDR family NAD(P)-dependent oxidoreductase, whose product MNNELAGKVAIVTGAGQGVGRGIATALAKRGAKLALVGRTLSKVEEVAADLGPDAAAFQCDIKDGDAITATAAAVAERFSGIDILVNNAQEVPLGPLLKVTDDAFQAGFESGPLATMRFMKACYPHMVARGGGTIINLASSAAVRWDMTNYGAYAAVKQAIRSLTRAAAAEWGIDNIRALTIAPHAKSPGLKHWIETNPEEAEAFFRTIPLRRVGECEEDIGNAVAALCGSDLSYLTGATIPLDGGQANFD is encoded by the coding sequence ATGAACAACGAACTCGCCGGCAAAGTCGCCATCGTAACGGGTGCTGGACAGGGCGTCGGCCGCGGCATCGCGACCGCACTTGCCAAGCGCGGTGCAAAGCTCGCGCTTGTCGGCCGCACGCTTTCGAAGGTCGAGGAAGTGGCCGCCGATCTCGGCCCCGACGCCGCCGCATTCCAGTGCGACATCAAGGACGGCGACGCGATCACCGCGACCGCAGCGGCCGTGGCCGAACGCTTCAGTGGCATCGACATCCTCGTCAACAACGCACAGGAAGTGCCGCTCGGTCCGCTGCTGAAGGTGACCGACGATGCGTTCCAGGCTGGTTTCGAATCCGGCCCGCTTGCCACGATGCGCTTCATGAAGGCGTGCTATCCGCACATGGTAGCGCGCGGTGGTGGCACGATCATCAACCTCGCCAGCTCGGCGGCGGTACGCTGGGACATGACCAATTACGGCGCCTATGCGGCGGTAAAGCAGGCGATCCGCTCGCTCACCCGGGCAGCGGCCGCCGAATGGGGCATCGACAATATCCGTGCGCTCACCATCGCACCGCACGCCAAGTCGCCGGGGCTGAAGCACTGGATCGAGACCAACCCGGAAGAGGCCGAGGCCTTTTTCCGTACGATCCCGCTGCGCCGGGTGGGCGAGTGCGAGGAAGATATCGGCAATGCCGTGGCCGCGCTGTGCGGCAGCGACCTTTCCTATCTGACGGGCGCGACGATTCCGCTCGACGGTGGACAGGCCAATTTCGACTGA